The following proteins are co-located in the Nitrospirota bacterium genome:
- a CDS encoding transglycosylase SLT domain-containing protein, with product MIKRTKQFCTLLILINGLFWGCAVQKTTLISTPLSGTSGKNTTTGSSASVSSNSTGSAPEQSTPSPGSDQSTPSSVDSKAGPEVNPQVRDDLKNNIAPAPPPQISSNEDSAPQISQELPPLEESDLEDDSEDKDSDEPVYDMPIVRNETVEEYINYYQKRNRPHFELWLSRSGRYLPVMKEVFKSFDLPEDLVFLALIESGFNPYAFSRSKAAGPWQFMKATGKKYGLKTNRWVDERRDPIKSTFAAAKYLKDLYSMFGSWPLALASYNAGEGRVLRAMARTKAEDFWDLSSTRYLRPETKNYVPQFMAATIIAKNPEKYGFSMAYYEPMKFDTVLIDRSTDLRVVARVVHSSYEVIKELNPELKKGMTPPLYPNYPLRIPEGTKTLFEENFRKIPEYTKVLKQKHRVRRGETLLSLSKRYGIPIQALAETNRIEPTKKIRRGQILIIPLGKADQTGESISPSAKANLKMGASYQGCPGCKTPKRYTLYKVKKGDTLFSLSKKHDIKIASILTFNNIHVLKLGTLIRLPLKNTSIDG from the coding sequence ATGATAAAAAGAACGAAACAATTCTGCACCCTTTTGATCTTGATCAACGGCTTATTCTGGGGCTGTGCGGTTCAAAAAACCACATTAATTTCCACACCGCTATCCGGCACTTCCGGAAAAAACACGACCACCGGTTCATCGGCCAGTGTTTCTTCAAATTCAACGGGCAGCGCACCTGAACAATCCACCCCCTCCCCGGGTTCAGATCAATCCACCCCTTCATCCGTCGATTCCAAAGCAGGTCCTGAGGTTAATCCTCAAGTCCGCGATGACCTGAAAAACAATATCGCACCCGCTCCTCCCCCGCAAATTTCATCCAATGAAGATTCCGCGCCTCAAATCAGCCAGGAACTTCCTCCGTTGGAGGAGAGTGATCTTGAAGACGATTCTGAAGATAAAGATTCGGACGAACCCGTTTATGACATGCCTATCGTGAGAAACGAAACGGTAGAAGAGTACATTAATTACTACCAGAAACGCAATCGACCCCATTTTGAATTATGGTTGTCCCGTTCTGGCCGTTATCTGCCGGTCATGAAGGAAGTTTTTAAAAGTTTTGATCTGCCTGAAGATCTTGTTTTTTTAGCTTTAATTGAAAGCGGGTTTAATCCTTACGCCTTTTCCCGTTCAAAGGCCGCAGGACCCTGGCAGTTTATGAAAGCAACAGGTAAAAAATACGGATTAAAGACAAACAGGTGGGTGGATGAAAGGCGAGACCCGATTAAATCAACTTTTGCGGCCGCCAAGTACTTAAAAGACCTTTATTCGATGTTTGGCTCCTGGCCCCTCGCGTTAGCCTCATACAATGCGGGTGAAGGGAGAGTCCTTCGCGCCATGGCACGAACCAAAGCCGAAGATTTTTGGGACCTTTCCTCAACCCGTTATTTAAGACCTGAAACCAAAAATTATGTTCCCCAATTTATGGCGGCAACCATTATCGCGAAAAATCCGGAAAAATATGGCTTTTCCATGGCTTATTACGAGCCCATGAAATTTGACACGGTCTTAATTGACCGGTCCACGGATTTAAGAGTCGTTGCGCGGGTTGTCCATTCCTCATACGAGGTCATTAAGGAACTCAACCCGGAACTGAAAAAAGGAATGACTCCGCCCCTTTATCCCAATTATCCGCTTCGAATTCCCGAGGGGACAAAAACTCTTTTTGAAGAAAACTTTAGGAAAATTCCTGAATATACCAAGGTGTTGAAGCAAAAACACCGCGTGAGAAGAGGTGAAACTTTACTCAGCCTGTCAAAACGCTACGGCATCCCGATTCAAGCCCTTGCGGAAACAAATCGGATTGAACCGACGAAAAAAATCCGAAGAGGACAAATTTTAATCATTCCGTTGGGAAAAGCAGATCAAACAGGCGAATCCATCTCGCCATCCGCTAAAGCGAATTTGAAAATGGGAGCCTCTTACCAGGGATGCCCCGGCTGTAAAACCCCTAAAAGATACACCCTTTACAAAGTTAAAAAAGGAGATACCCTTTTTAGCCTTTCAAAAAAGCATGACATCAAAATTGCCTCCATTTTGACATTCAATAACATTCACGTCTTGAAATTAGGGACGCTGATCAGGCTCCCTCTAAAAAACACCTCAATCGACGGCTAA
- a CDS encoding efflux RND transporter periplasmic adaptor subunit produces the protein MKKTGVGLVILGILAVIGFGFFRNKETVAHYKIEKISRGDIVSTVTATGTSNAVSTILIGTQVSGTIKQIYVDFNSPVKKNQLIAQIDPAVFEAQVEQARANLLSARANLEKAEAAMIDSRRVLKRNQELFSKNLIAKSELETSETNDSLAQAQIGVARAQIAQTGAALRLAETNLKYTRIISPVDGIVVSRNVDMGQTVAASFQTPTLFNIAQDLTKMQIDCNISEADIGKIKVSQPVEFTVDAYPDVIFKGSVYEVRNAPIIIQNVVTYDVVVKVDNPDLKLKPGMTANVSMIISNKKGVLRIPNAALRFVPSDGKKVFARDNSSNVWILDNQKPKRVPVSPGMSDGNFTELISGELKEGQEVIVENLTKTRARSSSGPRMF, from the coding sequence ATGAAAAAAACAGGAGTTGGCCTCGTGATTCTTGGCATCCTGGCCGTTATCGGCTTTGGATTTTTCAGAAACAAAGAAACCGTGGCGCACTATAAGATAGAGAAAATTTCCCGCGGAGATATCGTATCGACGGTGACCGCGACCGGGACGAGCAACGCCGTCTCGACCATCCTTATTGGAACCCAGGTTTCAGGGACGATTAAACAAATTTATGTTGACTTCAATTCTCCCGTAAAGAAGAATCAATTGATCGCGCAAATTGATCCCGCGGTCTTCGAGGCGCAGGTAGAACAGGCGAGAGCCAACTTGCTTTCTGCCAGAGCCAACCTTGAAAAAGCGGAAGCGGCGATGATTGATTCCAGGAGGGTTCTGAAGAGGAACCAGGAACTCTTCTCAAAAAATCTCATAGCAAAAAGCGAACTCGAGACCTCCGAGACCAATGACAGCTTGGCACAGGCTCAGATCGGCGTAGCCAGGGCCCAGATTGCCCAGACCGGGGCGGCTTTAAGGCTGGCTGAGACGAATTTAAAATATACCCGGATCATATCTCCCGTCGATGGAATCGTGGTTTCAAGAAATGTCGACATGGGCCAGACGGTTGCGGCAAGTTTCCAAACGCCGACCCTCTTTAATATTGCCCAGGACTTAACCAAAATGCAGATCGACTGCAATATTTCGGAAGCCGACATCGGAAAGATCAAGGTATCCCAGCCGGTTGAATTTACGGTAGACGCTTATCCGGATGTGATTTTCAAGGGAAGCGTTTACGAAGTCAGAAACGCCCCAATCATTATTCAAAATGTCGTGACCTATGACGTCGTCGTAAAGGTGGATAATCCCGATCTTAAGCTTAAACCCGGCATGACCGCCAATGTTTCAATGATCATCTCCAATAAAAAAGGTGTTTTAAGAATTCCTAATGCCGCGTTGCGATTTGTCCCCTCGGATGGAAAAAAAGTTTTTGCTCGTGACAATTCAAGCAATGTGTGGATCCTGGATAATCAAAAACCAAAGCGAGTTCCGGTGAGTCCCGGAATGAGTGATGGAAATTTCACTGAGTTGATTTCCGGAGAGTTGAAAGAAGGGCAGGAAGTGATTGTTGAGAACCTGACAAAAACCAGGGCGAGGTCTTCTTCCGGTCCCAGGATGTTCTAA
- a CDS encoding TolC family protein encodes MQRLFFFILFLVMVEQTSQFCLAADLPAKEGKRLSLKAAVDLAMGRNPNVKSSSKIYESANAKVGETRSNFFPQLELDFTYTRATSNFAPQPGLGIGGGPGAGASSDNSFNNYTASLNLRQLLYDFGKLSSQVESVEKLAQSASVDRKTTTDNLILNVKQSYYGLLQSQRIVEVNEETVRQMEKHLEQAEGFYKVGSKAKFDVTKARVDLTNAKLNLIKAKNSVKIARVTLNNAMGMPVDFPVEPEDSLVFKKEEMAFEAAQKLALEHRPELLSIRLKKESSSYALQSSRRQYFPSLTANGGTIYRNQEFPLIYNWNVGATLAFPFFNGFQTKKQVDGAQANLEAVTAQEEIQVQNILLEVEQAFLNLTAAEEQIETSGLIVKQAEENLDLAEGRYRAGVGTAIETTDAEVSLTNAKTNAIQTLYSYNLAQAQLEKAIGMGSQE; translated from the coding sequence ATGCAAAGGCTTTTCTTTTTTATTCTATTTTTAGTCATGGTTGAACAAACTTCTCAGTTTTGTTTAGCGGCGGACTTGCCCGCAAAAGAAGGGAAGCGCCTTTCTTTAAAAGCGGCCGTTGACCTTGCGATGGGCCGGAATCCAAATGTAAAATCCTCGTCTAAAATTTATGAGTCGGCTAATGCTAAAGTGGGTGAGACCCGGTCGAACTTCTTTCCACAGCTGGAGTTGGACTTCACCTACACGCGCGCGACCTCCAATTTTGCGCCTCAACCGGGACTTGGCATTGGAGGAGGTCCCGGGGCCGGCGCTTCAAGCGACAATTCTTTTAATAACTACACTGCCAGTTTAAACTTAAGACAGCTTCTTTATGATTTTGGAAAACTTTCCTCGCAGGTTGAGTCGGTCGAAAAGCTTGCCCAATCGGCGAGTGTGGATCGAAAAACAACGACGGACAACCTGATATTAAATGTCAAACAATCCTATTATGGACTGCTTCAAAGCCAGCGGATTGTTGAAGTCAATGAGGAGACGGTTCGCCAGATGGAAAAACATCTGGAGCAGGCTGAAGGGTTTTACAAAGTGGGAAGCAAAGCCAAATTTGATGTTACGAAGGCCAGAGTGGACCTGACCAACGCGAAATTAAACTTAATCAAGGCAAAAAACAGCGTTAAAATCGCGCGGGTGACCCTGAATAACGCAATGGGGATGCCGGTTGATTTTCCGGTTGAACCGGAAGACTCCCTGGTTTTTAAAAAGGAGGAGATGGCATTTGAAGCGGCTCAGAAACTGGCCCTGGAGCATCGGCCGGAGCTCCTTTCGATCCGTTTAAAAAAAGAGTCGAGCTCTTATGCGCTTCAATCGTCCCGGCGGCAATATTTTCCTTCATTAACCGCGAATGGCGGGACCATTTACCGGAATCAGGAATTTCCCCTGATCTACAACTGGAACGTCGGCGCGACGCTGGCTTTTCCTTTTTTCAACGGTTTTCAGACCAAAAAACAGGTGGACGGAGCTCAGGCCAATCTGGAAGCGGTAACGGCTCAGGAAGAGATTCAGGTTCAAAATATCCTTCTTGAGGTTGAGCAGGCATTTTTAAATTTAACGGCCGCGGAGGAACAAATTGAAACAAGCGGCTTAATTGTGAAGCAGGCGGAAGAAAACCTTGATCTTGCGGAAGGGCGGTATCGGGCAGGGGTTGGGACGGCGATAGAAACCACCGACGCCGAGGTTTCGTTGACCAATGCGAAAACCAACGCCATTCAAACCTTATATAGCTACAATCTTGCGCAGGCTCAACTGGAAAAAGCCATTGGAATGGGGAGTCAGGAATGA
- a CDS encoding ABC transporter ATP-binding protein, whose protein sequence is MALIETRNVVKVYTLGETNVRALDHISLQIDPGEFISVMGPSGSGKSTFMNVIGCLDRPDSGQYLLEGVDVGRLNRDELAVIRNKKIGFVFQGFNLLSRTSALENVELPMLYNGFPSKERRERAMNALGRVGLTGREKHTPNQLSGGQQQRVAIARALVNDAPIILADEPTGNLDTRTSQEIMEVLVKLNTTSKITIVLVTHEPDIAKYSRRVIKFLDGHIVSDQPVKPS, encoded by the coding sequence ATGGCGCTCATTGAAACACGAAACGTCGTGAAGGTCTACACGCTTGGTGAAACGAATGTTCGGGCCCTTGATCACATTTCTCTGCAAATTGACCCGGGAGAATTTATCTCCGTCATGGGTCCTTCGGGTTCAGGAAAATCGACCTTTATGAACGTGATAGGCTGCCTGGATAGGCCGGACAGCGGCCAGTACCTTCTGGAAGGGGTTGACGTGGGCCGGTTGAACAGGGATGAGCTGGCCGTCATCCGAAATAAAAAGATTGGATTTGTTTTTCAGGGGTTTAATCTTCTTTCCCGAACCTCTGCCCTTGAGAATGTCGAGTTGCCAATGCTTTATAACGGTTTTCCATCCAAAGAAAGACGGGAGCGGGCGATGAATGCCCTTGGCCGGGTAGGTCTTACGGGCCGTGAAAAACATACGCCAAACCAGCTGTCGGGCGGACAGCAGCAAAGAGTGGCCATTGCCAGGGCGCTTGTGAATGATGCCCCCATCATTCTGGCCGATGAACCGACAGGAAACCTGGATACCAGGACCAGTCAGGAGATTATGGAGGTGCTCGTCAAACTCAACACGACCTCGAAGATCACCATTGTGCTGGTCACCCATGAACCGGACATTGCCAAATACAGCCGGCGCGTGATTAAATTTCTTGACGGTCATATCGTCAGCGATCAGCCGGTAAAACCGTCATGA
- a CDS encoding tetratricopeptide repeat protein — MPYRKRIQIKKELEPIAIDSLTEKIWGAFLKKKASLLILSGGLVLFAIAFYTYTYISAQTEKKAEDMEFAAFSEYSKKNRMTGPEQEKQTKSAIDLYQKILSIYPKTKSAAIAAFYVGNSYVDLKDYDRGIEFYNKALTFPLDEMMRGVVNLRLGYAYLNKNDKEQALKIFGLVEKTKLARDQDAASYEIGQIYESQGKKNEALAQYESLVKAYPSSPIAAEASARITALKGPPAAQNNNPSSSLSVAAASTTGVSASKK, encoded by the coding sequence ATGCCTTATCGAAAACGGATCCAAATTAAAAAAGAGCTCGAGCCGATCGCAATTGATTCGCTTACTGAAAAAATCTGGGGCGCGTTTCTCAAAAAAAAGGCTTCTCTTTTGATTTTATCCGGTGGACTTGTTTTGTTTGCCATTGCGTTTTATACCTATACCTATATTTCCGCCCAAACCGAAAAAAAAGCAGAAGACATGGAGTTTGCCGCTTTTTCTGAATATTCAAAGAAAAACCGGATGACCGGCCCGGAACAGGAAAAGCAGACTAAGTCCGCCATTGATCTCTATCAAAAAATTCTATCGATCTATCCTAAAACAAAAAGCGCCGCCATTGCGGCCTTTTATGTGGGGAATTCCTATGTCGACCTCAAAGATTATGACAGGGGAATCGAGTTTTATAATAAGGCGTTGACTTTTCCGCTGGATGAGATGATGCGGGGGGTGGTCAATTTGCGTTTGGGTTACGCGTATTTGAATAAAAATGACAAAGAGCAGGCGCTGAAAATATTTGGTTTAGTCGAGAAAACCAAGCTGGCTAGAGACCAGGATGCGGCTTCCTATGAAATCGGCCAGATTTATGAAAGTCAAGGAAAGAAAAACGAAGCTCTGGCGCAATATGAGTCCCTGGTGAAAGCCTACCCGTCCTCTCCAATTGCCGCAGAAGCTTCTGCAAGAATTACGGCCCTTAAAGGCCCTCCAGCGGCACAAAACAACAATCCTTCTTCTTCTTTGAGTGTCGCCGCCGCGTCGACAACCGGGGTATCCGCGTCAAAAAAATAA